A stretch of the uncultured Desulfobacter sp. genome encodes the following:
- a CDS encoding acyltransferase, which yields MLDFLPSPVKGALSFIGYLLNTICLTVPLILTSILKFIIPFKGLIVLLDKFLIWIATLWISINGLNCDLFNKIDWQVNGLTQLKKKDWYLVISNHQSWVDILVLQKIFNRKIPMLKFFLKKELIWVPFLGLAWWALDFPFMKRYSKKFLEANPHLKGKDLERTRKACEKFKHTPVSVMNFVEGTRFTPEKHERQKSPFTHLLLPKAGGIAFVLGSMGEYLHNIVNVAIAYPGGVPTFWDYISGKTKQIIVDVDVFPVNEKLIGDYFNNDGYKEQFCDWLNQIWQEKDKKLKELLFCDQPAQSPDWSGQSHVKKLKN from the coding sequence ATGCTGGATTTTCTTCCCTCCCCGGTTAAGGGGGCGCTTTCATTTATTGGATATTTACTCAACACCATTTGTTTGACTGTGCCTTTGATTTTAACATCTATTTTAAAATTTATAATCCCCTTTAAAGGGTTAATTGTATTGCTGGACAAATTCCTTATTTGGATTGCAACCCTGTGGATCAGTATCAACGGGCTCAATTGTGATCTGTTCAACAAAATAGACTGGCAGGTAAACGGGTTGACCCAGCTGAAAAAAAAGGACTGGTATCTTGTCATCTCCAACCACCAGTCCTGGGTAGACATTCTGGTACTGCAAAAAATCTTTAACCGTAAAATCCCCATGCTGAAATTTTTCCTGAAAAAAGAACTGATCTGGGTGCCTTTCCTGGGCCTTGCCTGGTGGGCCCTGGATTTTCCGTTCATGAAACGCTATTCAAAGAAATTTCTTGAAGCAAATCCCCACCTGAAGGGGAAGGATCTGGAAAGGACCCGCAAAGCGTGTGAAAAATTCAAGCATACCCCGGTTTCAGTGATGAATTTTGTGGAAGGCACCCGTTTTACCCCGGAAAAACATGAACGCCAAAAGTCACCCTTTACCCATCTCCTTTTGCCCAAGGCAGGCGGTATTGCTTTTGTGCTCGGCTCCATGGGCGAATACCTTCACAATATTGTCAATGTCGCGATCGCCTATCCGGGCGGGGTGCCGACCTTCTGGGATTACATTTCAGGCAAAACAAAACAGATCATAGTAGACGTGGATGTCTTCCCTGTTAACGAAAAGTTGATCGGTGATTATTTTAATAATGATGGGTATAAGGAACAATTCTGTGATTGGCTCAATCAAATCTGGCAGGAGAAGGATAAAAAATTGAAAGAACTGCTTTTTTGTGACCAGCCAGCCCAATCCCCTGACTGGTCAGGACAATCACATGTAAAAAAACTCAAAAATTAA
- the ltrA gene encoding group II intron reverse transcriptase/maturase: protein MNRQPQQMELFPASQIAESLGNNDRLMEMILERNNIIRAWKQVCANKGAPGVDGMKTGQLGNYLAKHWPKIEQDLLHCRHKPLPVKRKEIPKPDGGIRLLGIPTVLDRFIQQAISQILEQVWEPFFSECSYGFRPGRSAHDAVIQGKRYMVEGYTYVVDMDLSKFFDRVSHDRLMSRLAGRIKDKRVLKVIRQYLRSGVMISGVTVPTEEGTPQGGPLSPLLSNIVLDELDKELEKRGHRYVRYADDFMIFCKSRKAAERVMQNITRFLTVKLKLKVNQDKSAVSRPWLRKFLGFTYFQMCGQSKIRIHAKSMKRFKDKVRELTSRKRGKSLWQVIQELNQYFQGWWNYFRLTEAKSFLKGLKIWIMRRLRSLVWKQWKNPKTRVRNLEKLGIAHQDAMLCGNARKKYWHMSKIKWVAIAMPERYFIDKGLYLPGN from the coding sequence GTGAACAGACAGCCACAGCAGATGGAACTGTTCCCAGCGTCACAGATTGCCGAAAGTCTGGGAAACAACGACCGGTTAATGGAAATGATCCTTGAACGCAACAACATTATCCGGGCATGGAAACAGGTTTGTGCAAACAAAGGTGCCCCCGGTGTAGACGGTATGAAAACCGGCCAACTCGGGAATTACCTGGCAAAGCACTGGCCTAAAATTGAACAAGACCTGCTTCACTGTAGGCATAAACCGCTGCCGGTGAAGCGGAAGGAAATCCCCAAACCAGACGGCGGTATCCGTTTACTTGGAATACCCACGGTACTTGACCGGTTTATACAGCAGGCCATATCCCAAATCCTGGAACAGGTATGGGAACCCTTTTTCTCTGAATGCAGCTATGGATTCAGGCCAGGCAGATCCGCACACGATGCGGTGATACAGGGCAAAAGGTACATGGTTGAAGGTTATACGTATGTCGTAGATATGGACCTGTCCAAATTTTTCGACCGCGTTTCGCACGACCGCCTGATGAGTAGACTCGCCGGCAGAATCAAGGATAAGCGCGTATTAAAGGTGATACGGCAATATCTAAGATCCGGTGTGATGATCTCAGGCGTTACGGTTCCCACGGAAGAAGGAACTCCCCAGGGAGGCCCGCTCTCTCCTCTACTGTCCAACATCGTCCTTGATGAGCTGGATAAGGAACTGGAGAAACGAGGACACCGGTATGTCCGTTATGCCGATGACTTTATGATCTTCTGCAAAAGCCGGAAAGCGGCCGAAAGGGTTATGCAAAATATCACCCGATTTTTGACCGTGAAACTCAAGCTCAAAGTAAACCAGGACAAAAGTGCTGTCAGCAGACCGTGGCTGCGCAAATTCCTTGGATTCACATATTTCCAAATGTGTGGACAGTCCAAGATCCGGATTCATGCCAAGAGCATGAAACGATTCAAGGATAAAGTGCGGGAATTAACCAGCCGCAAGCGGGGCAAAAGCCTGTGGCAGGTCATCCAGGAATTGAACCAATACTTTCAGGGATGGTGGAATTATTTCCGGCTTACTGAAGCTAAATCCTTCCTCAAAGGGCTTAAGATCTGGATAATGCGAAGGCTGCGAAGTCTTGTTTGGAAACAATGGAAAAATCCCAAAACCAGGGTTCGAAATCTTGAGAAACTTGGTATTGCTCACCAGGATGCCATGCTCTGCGGCAATGCCCGCAAAAAGTACTGGCACATGAGCAAAATCAAATGGGTGGCCATTGCCATGCCTGAAAGATATTTTATTGATAAAGGATTATACCTGCCCGGGAACTGA
- a CDS encoding BrnT family toxin produces MSKLIFEWDDAKNKINLKKHGVSFEEAQTVFFDDNAIEFDDPDHSLNEERYLLLGFSQSLKILVVCHCYRDSDSIIRIISARKATKKEQKAYYR; encoded by the coding sequence ATGAGTAAATTGATTTTTGAATGGGATGATGCAAAAAACAAAATCAATTTAAAGAAACACGGGGTCTCTTTTGAAGAAGCCCAAACGGTTTTCTTTGATGATAATGCAATTGAATTTGATGACCCAGATCATTCCCTTAATGAAGAAAGATATTTGCTTTTAGGTTTTAGCCAAAGCCTTAAAATTCTGGTTGTATGTCATTGTTATCGGGATAGTGACTCAATAATTCGGATTATTTCAGCCAGGAAGGCAACTAAAAAAGAACAGAAAGCGTATTATAGGTGA
- a CDS encoding CopG family antitoxin: MRKEYDFENMKGRKNPYAKHLKKQVTIRMSVDIIDYFKELAEETGVPYQNLINLYLRDCVQSNRRPSLTWSS; encoded by the coding sequence ATGAGGAAAGAATATGATTTTGAAAATATGAAAGGGCGTAAAAATCCTTATGCGAAGCACCTGAAAAAACAGGTTACCATTCGGATGAGCGTTGATATTATTGACTATTTTAAAGAACTGGCAGAAGAAACAGGTGTACCTTATCAAAATTTGATTAATCTCTATCTACGAGATTGTGTTCAATCGAATCGTAGGCCATCGTTAACTTGGTCTTCATAA
- a CDS encoding transposase, with protein sequence MGFNQKALARVFRARFLDGLNQKKLPIPNGVSPEWIVNCTRVGTGITALKYLSRYLYRGVISEKNIIGNRDGKVTFRYIDSTTKSIRCRTLKGEDFLGIILQHVLPWGFRRTRDYGFLHSNAKKMLSLVQLILYVRILVVKPSPKPAFKCPYCGTAMVIVGVRAAGTG encoded by the coding sequence CTGGGGTTTAATCAAAAAGCTCTGGCCAGGGTTTTTCGTGCCCGGTTTCTTGATGGATTAAATCAGAAAAAATTACCCATCCCGAATGGCGTTTCCCCTGAATGGATTGTCAATTGCACTCGTGTGGGAACCGGTATAACGGCTCTGAAATATCTGTCCCGGTACTTGTACCGGGGTGTAATCAGTGAAAAAAATATCATTGGCAACCGAGACGGAAAAGTCACCTTCAGATATATTGACAGTACGACTAAATCAATACGGTGTCGAACCCTCAAAGGCGAAGACTTTTTAGGCATTATCCTGCAGCATGTTTTACCCTGGGGATTTCGTCGAACACGGGATTACGGGTTTCTGCACAGTAATGCTAAAAAGATGCTTTCCCTGGTGCAGCTGATTCTTTACGTTCGGATACTGGTCGTAAAGCCAAGCCCCAAACCGGCTTTTAAATGTCCTTACTGTGGAACTGCCATGGTTATTGTCGGCGTGAGGGCCGCCGGAACCGGATAA
- a CDS encoding transposase zinc-binding domain-containing protein, with amino-acid sequence MRIADIINEYHDAFLTRYGETALPGQINALNAMRFCRTPQAGTIQTVCRGCGRTQQHPLSCGNRNCPHCQNHETSQWIERQQNKLLPVNYFMVTFTLPCSLRAVAYRNQRAVFDLMFSCEAGTLKDFDPATGGGF; translated from the coding sequence ATGCGAATAGCCGATATTATTAATGAGTATCATGATGCATTTTTGACCCGTTACGGGGAAACGGCATTGCCGGGGCAAATTAATGCCTTAAATGCCATGCGATTTTGTCGTACCCCACAAGCCGGAACGATACAAACAGTCTGCCGGGGGTGCGGGCGGACCCAACAGCACCCACTTTCCTGTGGAAACCGCAATTGCCCCCATTGCCAAAACCATGAAACAAGCCAATGGATTGAGCGGCAGCAAAATAAACTGCTTCCCGTCAATTATTTTATGGTGACGTTCACCTTGCCATGCTCGTTAAGAGCCGTTGCATACCGGAATCAACGGGCTGTTTTTGACCTGATGTTTTCATGCGAGGCCGGGACATTGAAGGATTTTGACCCGGCCACGGGTGGGGGATTTTAA
- a CDS encoding AbrB/MazE/SpoVT family DNA-binding domain-containing protein, protein MAMALATITTKGQVTIPKKIRDSLKLRTGDKIEIIITDKMEAVIRPISKTVDELFCKLHKPEQKAISVEEINNAITNRMKSKYK, encoded by the coding sequence ATGGCTATGGCTTTAGCAACGATTACAACAAAAGGGCAAGTGACAATCCCTAAAAAAATTAGAGATTCGCTTAAGTTGCGTACAGGGGATAAAATAGAAATTATTATTACAGATAAAATGGAAGCAGTCATTAGGCCAATTTCAAAGACAGTGGATGAACTTTTTTGTAAATTACACAAACCTGAACAAAAAGCCATTTCTGTAGAAGAAATAAACAATGCCATAACGAACCGGATGAAGAGTAAATACAAATGA
- a CDS encoding type II toxin-antitoxin system VapC family toxin, translating to MKGIDTNILVRFLVGDDSDQAQVVYNLFKKIELNKTELFVSLLVVLEFLWVLESVYQIERKSIIDSLADLILMPILKFENIEAIQKFIIAAKNSKYDLSDLLIVHASNSYGCEAVFTFDKKASKYSLFELIK from the coding sequence ATGAAAGGGATTGATACAAACATTCTTGTCCGATTTCTTGTTGGCGATGACTCTGATCAAGCTCAAGTTGTTTATAACCTCTTCAAAAAGATTGAATTAAATAAAACCGAATTATTTGTTTCATTGTTGGTTGTTTTAGAATTTCTATGGGTTTTAGAATCTGTATACCAAATTGAAAGAAAAAGCATAATAGATTCGCTGGCAGATTTAATACTCATGCCAATTTTGAAATTTGAAAATATAGAAGCCATTCAAAAATTTATCATTGCAGCCAAAAATAGCAAATATGATTTATCCGATTTGCTGATTGTTCATGCTTCGAATTCTTATGGTTGTGAAGCAGTTTTTACTTTTGACAAAAAGGCTTCCAAATA